TCGAGACTCAGCGCCGTCGCGATATGCTGTGCCAGCGCCAATCCCAGCCCTGTTCCCGGGGAAGCCTGTTGCCGCGCCTGGCGGGTACGGAAAAAGGGTTCGAAAATCGATTCCCGATCTTCCTCCGCGATCCCCATTCCCTGATCCTGCACCGCCAACTCGACTCGATCGCCTTGCCGCTTCGCGTGCACCGTGACCGGCGTTCCCGGTTCGCTGTACTTAAAGGCATTCGACACGAGGATCTCCAGGATCTGCCCCAGCAGTGCAGGGGAGGTCTCACAAATTAACCCTGATTCACTCTCGCAGACCAGATCGTCTCCGCGGTCATTCTGCTGCCAGCGATTCAGCTCATCAAGCAACCAGGCCGACAAATCGACCTGCTGTAGATCAGGAATCGGTTCATCCCCCGCCGGTCGCGCCAGGAAGAGCAGGGCATCGACGGTCCGGTTCAGAGAACGACTCGCAGAACTGACTGAAGCCAGCGTCTCCTGGTATTCTTCAACACTCCGCGGACGTCGCAAAGCCACATCCACCTGTCCCTGCATCACCGTCAGCGGCGTACGCAACTGGTGCGCCGTGTTTCCCGCGAACCGTCTTTGATGTTCGTATTCCTGAAACAGCTGATCCAGCAGTTCGTTAAAAGCCCCTCCCAGTTCTTCCAGTTCATCCGCTGTGGCAGGTACATCCAGTCGGGCCCGGGGGTCCCGCACATCGAGTTGACGCACCTCATCGGCCAGCTGGCGAATGGGCTTCAAGGCCTGCCCACAAAAGCGTCTACCCAGTAACGCCGCGATCAGCCAGCAGAACGCCGGCAGTACAATCAAAACCACGGCCAGCCAGAACAGGGTACTTTGTAACGGCGACAGCCTGCGGGCAGCGATCACCGTCAACTCAGCATGCTCCAGCGACGAGCGCTCTTCGACCGGCTTCGGATCGGGAGCCGCCAGATGATGGGTCACAATCCGCCAGCCAGACTGTTGATACGCTTCCGGATCAGCAATCAGCGGCTGTTCGGAATGCCCCTGAGGAGCCGTTCCCGTCGCAGCGTGATAATTCTCCGAATGCGCAATCACGCGACCGTCTCCGGATACAATCAGCCAGAATGCATTGCCGGAGGAAGTTTCATCGGCCACGTAGTGATCGGTCGCTTCGAATTTAACATCGTCACTCTCCACCTCCGCCGCTGCCACCAGTACGTGCAGTAAGGCGT
This genomic stretch from Gimesia sp. harbors:
- a CDS encoding ATP-binding protein encodes the protein MKLTTRVSRFFLIALAVILVGNSLILYGVARTYLEHHFDEQLDALLHVLVAAAEVESDDVKFEATDHYVADETSSGNAFWLIVSGDGRVIAHSENYHAATGTAPQGHSEQPLIADPEAYQQSGWRIVTHHLAAPDPKPVEERSSLEHAELTVIAARRLSPLQSTLFWLAVVLIVLPAFCWLIAALLGRRFCGQALKPIRQLADEVRQLDVRDPRARLDVPATADELEELGGAFNELLDQLFQEYEHQRRFAGNTAHQLRTPLTVMQGQVDVALRRPRSVEEYQETLASVSSASRSLNRTVDALLFLARPAGDEPIPDLQQVDLSAWLLDELNRWQQNDRGDDLVCESESGLICETSPALLGQILEILVSNAFKYSEPGTPVTVHAKRQGDRVELAVQDQGMGIAEEDRESIFEPFFRTRQARQQASPGTGLGLALAQHIATALSLELHCESRLGEGSRFVLSIPSR